ATGGTACTCGCTCAAAAGAGTAATATCTTAATGCTTGATGAACCAACCTCTTTTCTTGATATACGTGCGCAACTTTTAGTGATGAATTTTTGTCTGTCTCTACGAGATCAAGGAAAAACATTGGTGATGGTGCTGCATGATATTAATCAGGCCTTTAGATACGCCGACAATATCATCATGATGCACAAGGGGAAAATAGTGGCGGAAGGAAAACCTGAAGACCTCGCGAACCCCGACATTATTCACACGATCTATGGGGTAAACACCACCATTATCACCGATCCAGAATCTCAAACCCCCATGATTATCCCCAAAAAAGATCCTTCTATCTAACCACTCTATTCCTTTTCTTAATAAGCCTGCTGGCTGAATTTAGGTAAGCGTGCGGGGAACTACACCTAACAAATAAAATTCATTATGCGTATCTTACGATCTTTCATTTAACGAGAACGTAATTATGCAAAAAGATAAAAAGAGAACACCAGAGCAATGGCACGCTCTATTTGAATCTCAGCAATCTAGCAAGCTTAGTGCCGCTGAATTTTGTCGTAACCATAATATTCTGCCAAAGACATTTAGTGCACGTAAAGCACGATGGAAACAAAAGATTAACGCTTCTACTTTCTTGAAAGTAGAAGCGTTAACATCAACTATCATCGCCACTCCACAATTACCAGATATTCAACTTTCTATCGGAAAATTGCGATTAACATTGCCAGCTAATACTGAACCTCACTGGATAGGACTCTTATTAAAAGGGTATCAATCATGAATGTATTTACTGATGTTTCCACCATTTATCTTCATCGTGATTTTGTCGATTTTCGCAAGGCCATTAATGGCCTTGTCGTGATTGTTGAGCAAGAAATGCAACTATCACCGTTTAGTGATGCTCTATTTATATTTTGCAATAAGCCTCGTGATAAACTCAAAATATTGTATTGGGATAAAACAGGATTCGCTTTATGGTACAAGCGATTAGATGAAGACCGCTTCAAATGGCCACGAAATATAAATAACGATACGTTAGCATTATCAGAGCAGCAACTGACACTGCTATTACAAGGTTTTGATATCTTAGGACATCAACCGGTACATTATCAAACAACCCTTTAAATAGTTGATTCTCAGTCAAGAATAGGAGGCAACCGATTGATTACCTGTATTATCGTTATATAGTCATCTACATGACTGATAAAATAAAACCACTTCCTGATACCATTGACGAGCTGAAAGCACTTGTGCTTCAGCTTGAAAATAAATATAACCGTCTTCTAGAGCAATTTCGGCTGGCTCAACATCAGCGCTTTGGTAAAAGCAGTGAATCTGACTCGACTCAATTTGATTTATTCAATGAAACAGAAGAAGAAATCATCATTGAAAATGATGACACACAAACGATTACCTACACTCGTCAAAAGCCAAAACGCCAACGCTTACCTGAAGACTTACCGCGTACTGTTATTATCCACGACATAAAAGATAAAACTTGTAAGTGTTGCGGTCTAGAGATGCATGCGATGGGTAAAGACATCAGTGAAAAGTTGGAATTTGTACCAGCTAAAGTGGAAGTTATTCAACATGTTCGTCCTAAATATGCTTGCCGAAATTGTGAAAAAAACAATACTTCAGTAGACATTAAACAAGCCCCAATGCCAGCGTCACCAATCCCTAAAGGGATTGCGACCGCAAGTTTACTTGCTCAAATTATTACGGCTAAATTTCAATACAGTCTTCCACTTTATCGTCAAGAAACGTTATTTCAGCAATGGGGTATCATTATTGGACGGCGAACGATGGCGGATTGGTTAATAAAATGCTCGGTACTATTTACCCCTCTTAATAACGAGTTACATCGTATTTTGCTTGAACAACCCACTCTGCATTGTGATGAAACAACGGTAAATGTGTTGGATGTTGAAAAAGCAAAATGTTATATGTGGGTCTACTGCTCTGGCTATGATTCTCCAGGCTCTGGTGTTTTGCCTGGAATTGTACTTTATGATTATCAATCTAGCAGGCATGGCTACCATCCAGTTAACTTTTTAAAAGGTTATAACGGGTATTTACATACCGATGGTTACCAAGGTTATGAACAAACTGAAGCGATTTTAGTTGGCTGTTGGGCACACGCACGTCGACGATTTATTGAGGCTCAACGTGTTCAAGTAAAAGGGAAAACAGGGAGTGCAGATTGGGTATTGAGTAAAATCCAAAAGCTATACCGGATCGAATCGTTATTAAAAGAGGCTTCCCCTGAAGCCAAGTATGTTGCTAGGCAGACAGAAGCCCGCGATTTACTTAAAGAGCTCCGTGATTGGCTTGATAGCGCAGTTAGTCGAGTATCACCTAAAACAAAATTAGGTGAGGCGATTAGCTATACATTAAATCAATGGGATAAATTAGTTCGTTATATTGATGATGGATTGTTATCTATTGATAACAATCGAGCAGAGCGAGCGGTTAAACCGTTTGTTATCGGCCGGAAAAACTGGTTATTTTCGGGTTCAACGGCTGGTGCAGATTCAAGTGCAATGCTTTACAGCATTGTAGAAACAGCAAAGGCAAACGGATTAATCCCTTACGATTATATTAGGTATTGTCTAGATCGTTTATGTGTTGGATCGCCAGATATCGATTCACTTTTACCTTGGAATGTAAAAGACAAGGTGTAGTTCCCCGCACGCTTACCTTATAGAAGCGAAGCGTTCTAGTTTCTTGGCTCTATAACCAAATCCCATCCAATATTCGTCTGCTTATCTGCCTCAATTTCTAACTCTGCTCTTGTCAGCGGATTTTCAGCTAACCATTTGCCATCAATCGACAACGATAAAACATCATCTTTTTCAAATAGAGTCACCATTGGAGCTAAAGAAACATCACGACGATGGGTTAAAATAAGTGCTAAACGGAGGATACGTAACATACGTTGAGCTGATAAATCAGACACCGCATACTGGCTAGGCATTGCAGAGAACTGCTCACGATAACGACGCAGTAATTCACCTAATAAATGTTTTTGAGCACGGGTATAACCAGGTAGATCTAATGCATTGATAAGATAAGAGGCGTGTTCTCCTGCTTTTTTATAATCAATACACATACCAATTTCGTGTAATTGTGTTGCTGTTTTTAATAGAGATAAGGCTTGTGGATCAATGAGCCAATCATGGCCACATTGTGCACTTAACTGTTCAGCGAGGTCAGTGACTTGCTGTGCGTAATCAGCATCAAGTTGATAGCGCTGTTGAATACTAGAAATCGTACGTTGACATACTTCATCATGCTGAAGTGCTGGGATCATTCCGTAGCATAACCCTTCACGAAGAGCGCCACCGGCCAATGTCATTGAATCAATTGATAATAATTCAAAAATAGCAATAAGAATGGATAAACCACTAGGGAACACTAAAGCGCGCTCAAGGGTCAATCCATCAATATCTAATTCTTCTAAATGTTCGTATTGCATCGCTTGTTTTTGAAGGCGCTTAAGCTTGGCTAAGGTAATAACCTCATCCATGCCTTGCGCCAACACAGGTTTGCCAACCTAAGTCAGTGTATTGCTGCAAAATCGGCGCTAAAGTTTCCTTTGCTGCGGAGATTGCCGCCTCAAAATTCACTTTGGTTAATGCACGGTCTTTGAAATAGCCTTCAAGCCAAGTAACACAACCCATTTTGAGGCTTGTGAGTGCTTGTGCTTCAAAACCTTCACCAATAATTAGCTCTGTACTTGCGCCACCGATATCAACGACCAATCGACGTCCGCTTCCACCAGAAGTGTGTGCAACTCCTTGGTAAATTGTACAAGCTTCTTCTTCACCTTCGATCACATTAATGTCATGACCTAAGATCTGATTGGCTTTTTTTAAGAAGATATCCACATTGGTCGCTACACGAAGTGTTGCGGTACCGACAATGCGAATATTTTCTACAGGGATGTCTTGCAAACGTTCTGCAAATAAGTTCAAGCAATCCCACCCACGTTGCATAGCTTCATGGCTGAGTGTGTTGTTTTTATCTAATCCCGTAGCCAAACGAACTTTACGTTTAATTTTGGCCATGGTTTGCACACTACCATTTATATGACGCACAACAAGCATATGGAAGCTATTGGAGCCTAAATCAATGACGGCATACATAGGTGATATTGTTGAACTTTTCATAACATCCTTATTATTCTTTCATCGACCTCTGATTAAGCTTGAGGGCTACGAGGTGGACGTGGGCGTGAATGTTTGCGATTCCCGCTTTGACGTTGACCATTGTTACTGCCGTTACGACGATTTTGTGGTGGACGGCGTTGAAGTCTGATTGGTGCTGGTAAATCTTCCAATAGTGCTGATGTATCGTAATCAGACTGTGGAATTGAATGCTCAATGTATTCTTCAATTGCAGGAAGATTGATTGCGTATTCTTCACAAGCGAAACTAATTGAATTACCGCTTTCACCAGCACGACCAGTACGACCAATACGGTGAACATAATCTTCGGCTTCATTTGGTAAATCAAAATTAAATACATGTGTTACTTGTGGAATGTGTAGACCACGAGCCGCTACGTCGGTAGCAACAAGGATATCGACTTCACCTTTCGTAAATTCTTCTAGGATGCGTTCACGTTTTTTCTGTGGAACATCACCAGTAAGAAGGCCTACGCGGTGTTTATCGGCAGCTAGATGCCCCCAAACTAATTCACATTTGTGTTTAGTATTGGCGAAAATAATTGCACGATCAGGCCATTCTTCTTCGATCAATGTTTGAAGAAGTGCCATTTTGTGATCATTTGAAGGATAGAATAATTCTTCAGTAATCAGGTGACCCGTTTTTTGATCCGGTTCAACAACTACGTGCTCAGGTTCTTGCATGTGTTCAAACGCAAGTTCTTGTACGCGGTAAGATAATGTTGCTGAAAACAGCATATTCAGACGCTCAGCAGGCGCTGGCATACGACGGAATACAAAACGAATATCTTTAATGAAACCCAAATCAAACATGCGATCGGCTTCATCTAAAACAACCACTTGGATTGCTTTAAAGTCAATTTGACCTTGTTTGTAGAAATCGATAATGCGGCCAGTTGTTCCGATTAGGATATCAACACCAGCTTCGATAACTTTTTGTTGCTTCTCATAGCGTTCGCCACCGTAAGCAAGTGCCGCTTTTAAGCCGGTACTTGCGATTAGAGATTCAGCATCGTTATAGATTTGAATCGCTAACTCACGCGTTGGAGCCATAATAATAGCTCGTGGTTGCGTGATTTTACGGCCTTCAGGTGCAGGCGTAGTTAATAGGTGATTAAAAGTAGCAGCAAGGAACGCGAGCGTCTTACCAGTGCCCGTTTGGGCTTGGCCTGCAATGTCTTGGCCGGCGAGCAGTACCGGCAATGCCTTGGCTTGAATTGGGGTACAATTAATGAACCCTTTTGCATTCAAACCATCAAGGACCTGAGGCTCTAAACCTAGGTCGGCAAATTTTTGCTCTGTGATGTGCGTCTTTTTCATTACTATAGAATATCAGTTAAAGCTTGCAATACGAAACGGATTCCATTCAAATAGAGCATCAATTTGCTGGTTACCATGAAATCAGCCTTTAAATTTAACGTTGGAGTTGACGATGAGCGACAAAATTTTGCAGCTTACAGATGACGGTTTTGAAGAAAGTGTTATCAATGCTTCAGGCCCAGTACTAGTAGATTTCTGGGCAGAATGGTGTGGTCCTTGTAAAATGATTGCTCCCATTCTGGATGAGATTGCAGATGAGTACGAAGGCAAATTAACGATTGGTAAATTAAATATCGATCAGAATGCAGGAACACCGCCAAAATTCGGTATCCGTGGCATTCCAACGCTGCTTTTATTTAAAGATGGTGGCGTAGCTGCAACGAAAGTGGGTGCACTTTCTAAAACTCAACTTAAAGAGTTTCTTGATGCAAACCTATAATATAGGGTGCAATTAAGTCAGATAGAACCGCATGTAATGAAAAATTATGTGCGGTTTTGTTTTTCTGAGCTAAGCTAAGCTTAGAAATCAGGGCTAAGCCCTAGACTAAAATGCGAATAAGTGATAATTTATCGGGCGTATTTCATACGATTTCATTTCTTGACCGAGCTCGAAGGTCATCCATTCTTAAATCAACTAAAGATAGAATCTGATTTTGACTAAACAACTACCTACCACTATGAATCTTACTGAACTTAAAAACAGACCAGTGTCTGACCTTGTTGCTCTTGGCGAATCATTAGGCCTAGAAAACCTAGCTCGTCTAAGAAAACAAGACATCATCTTCTCCATCCTTAAGCAACATGCGAAAAGCGGTGAAGACATCTTTGGAGATGGTGTACTTGAGATTCTTCAAGATGGCTTTGGTTTCCTTCGTTCAGCAGATTGTTCTTACTTGGCTGGCCCGGATGACATCTATGTCTCTCCAAGCCAAATTCGTCGCTTTAACTTGCGTACTGGTGATACGATTGGCGGAAAGATTCGTCCACCAAAAGATGGCGAACGTTATTTCGCTCTTCTTAAAGTAAACGCTGTTAATTATGATCGCCCAGATAATGCTCGTAACAAAATCCTTTTTGAAAACCTTACCCCTTTACACGCAAACGATCGTTTACGTATGGAACGTGGTAATGGTTCAACAGAAGATATTACGGCGCGTATTCTTGATTTAGCTTCTCCAATTGGCCGTGGTCAACGTGGTCTGATTGTTGCTCCGCCAAAAGCGGGTAAAACAATGCTACTTCAAAACATCGCTCAAAGTATTGCTCACAACTACCCAGAATGTGAGTTGATGGTTCTACTTATCGATGAACGTCCAGAAGAAGTAACTGAGATGCAACGCCTTGTTAAAGGTGAAGTAATTGCGTCTACGTTTGATGAGCCAGCGTCTCGTCACGTACAAGTTGCTGAAATGGTTATCGAGAAAGCGAAACGTCTTGTAGAGCATAAAAAAGACGTGGTTATCCTATTGGATTCAATTACTCGTCTTGCTCGTGCATACAACACCGTTATTCCATCATCAGGTAAAGTTCTTACTGGTGGTATTGATGCAAACGCATTACACCGCCCTAAACGCTTTTTTGGTGCAGCACGTAACGTTGAAGAAGGTGGCAGTTTAACTATCATTGCAACGGCACTTGTTGATACCGGCTCTAAAATGGATGAAGTTATCTACGAAGAGTTTAAAGGTACGGGTAACATGGAATTGCATTTAAACCGTAAAATTGCGGAAAAACGTATATTCCCAGCGATTGACTTTAATCGTTCTGGTACTCGTCGTGAAGAGTTGCTAACTAAGACTGATGAATTACAGAAAATGTGGATCCTACGTAAGATTGTTCATCCAATGGGTGAAAGTGATGCGATGGAATTCCTAATTGATAAACTATCAATGACAAAAACGAACAATGAGTTCTTTGACGCGATGCGTCGCCAGTAATTGATAATTTAGCCATTAAATGAAAAGCGCTGCCTACTAGGCAGCGCTTTTTTG
The Aliivibrio salmonicida LFI1238 genome window above contains:
- the rhlB gene encoding ATP-dependent RNA helicase RhlB; the protein is MKKTHITEQKFADLGLEPQVLDGLNAKGFINCTPIQAKALPVLLAGQDIAGQAQTGTGKTLAFLAATFNHLLTTPAPEGRKITQPRAIIMAPTRELAIQIYNDAESLIASTGLKAALAYGGERYEKQQKVIEAGVDILIGTTGRIIDFYKQGQIDFKAIQVVVLDEADRMFDLGFIKDIRFVFRRMPAPAERLNMLFSATLSYRVQELAFEHMQEPEHVVVEPDQKTGHLITEELFYPSNDHKMALLQTLIEEEWPDRAIIFANTKHKCELVWGHLAADKHRVGLLTGDVPQKKRERILEEFTKGEVDILVATDVAARGLHIPQVTHVFNFDLPNEAEDYVHRIGRTGRAGESGNSISFACEEYAINLPAIEEYIEHSIPQSDYDTSALLEDLPAPIRLQRRPPQNRRNGSNNGQRQSGNRKHSRPRPPRSPQA
- the tnpA gene encoding IS66 family insertion sequence element accessory protein TnpA, whose amino-acid sequence is MQKDKKRTPEQWHALFESQQSSKLSAAEFCRNHNILPKTFSARKARWKQKINASTFLKVEALTSTIIATPQLPDIQLSIGKLRLTLPANTEPHWIGLLLKGYQS
- the tnpB gene encoding IS66 family insertion sequence element accessory protein TnpB (TnpB, as the term is used for proteins encoded by IS66 family insertion elements, is considered an accessory protein, since TnpC, encoded by a neighboring gene, is a DDE family transposase.) translates to MNVFTDVSTIYLHRDFVDFRKAINGLVVIVEQEMQLSPFSDALFIFCNKPRDKLKILYWDKTGFALWYKRLDEDRFKWPRNINNDTLALSEQQLTLLLQGFDILGHQPVHYQTTL
- the rho gene encoding transcription termination factor Rho produces the protein MNLTELKNRPVSDLVALGESLGLENLARLRKQDIIFSILKQHAKSGEDIFGDGVLEILQDGFGFLRSADCSYLAGPDDIYVSPSQIRRFNLRTGDTIGGKIRPPKDGERYFALLKVNAVNYDRPDNARNKILFENLTPLHANDRLRMERGNGSTEDITARILDLASPIGRGQRGLIVAPPKAGKTMLLQNIAQSIAHNYPECELMVLLIDERPEEVTEMQRLVKGEVIASTFDEPASRHVQVAEMVIEKAKRLVEHKKDVVILLDSITRLARAYNTVIPSSGKVLTGGIDANALHRPKRFFGAARNVEEGGSLTIIATALVDTGSKMDEVIYEEFKGTGNMELHLNRKIAEKRIFPAIDFNRSGTRREELLTKTDELQKMWILRKIVHPMGESDAMEFLIDKLSMTKTNNEFFDAMRRQ
- a CDS encoding IS66-like element ISVsa2 family transposase, which gives rise to MTDKIKPLPDTIDELKALVLQLENKYNRLLEQFRLAQHQRFGKSSESDSTQFDLFNETEEEIIIENDDTQTITYTRQKPKRQRLPEDLPRTVIIHDIKDKTCKCCGLEMHAMGKDISEKLEFVPAKVEVIQHVRPKYACRNCEKNNTSVDIKQAPMPASPIPKGIATASLLAQIITAKFQYSLPLYRQETLFQQWGIIIGRRTMADWLIKCSVLFTPLNNELHRILLEQPTLHCDETTVNVLDVEKAKCYMWVYCSGYDSPGSGVLPGIVLYDYQSSRHGYHPVNFLKGYNGYLHTDGYQGYEQTEAILVGCWAHARRRFIEAQRVQVKGKTGSADWVLSKIQKLYRIESLLKEASPEAKYVARQTEARDLLKELRDWLDSAVSRVSPKTKLGEAISYTLNQWDKLVRYIDDGLLSIDNNRAERAVKPFVIGRKNWLFSGSTAGADSSAMLYSIVETAKANGLIPYDYIRYCLDRLCVGSPDIDSLLPWNVKDKV
- the trxA gene encoding thioredoxin TrxA — encoded protein: MSDKILQLTDDGFEESVINASGPVLVDFWAEWCGPCKMIAPILDEIADEYEGKLTIGKLNIDQNAGTPPKFGIRGIPTLLLFKDGGVAATKVGALSKTQLKEFLDANL